Proteins from one Rosa chinensis cultivar Old Blush chromosome 7, RchiOBHm-V2, whole genome shotgun sequence genomic window:
- the LOC112178894 gene encoding transcription factor bHLH162: protein MKKCTSETSSKLDRKTVERNRRIHMKGLCLKLASMVPPQYYKSSKSKEMMTQQSQLDLAASYIKQLTERIENLKERKEKELKSKLGTSNKSSINNVDRPNKAVVVGSRLPVIKLTESGSSIELMLISGLHKNFMFYEVISVLEEEGAEVVSANFSTVGDKVFHTIHAQVKISRVGVETTTVWQRLQDLIY, encoded by the exons ATGAAAAAGTGTACCAGTGAGACGTCGTCCAAACTGGACAGAAAGACGGTGGAGAGGAACCGGAGAATTCACATGAAAGGTCTCTGCCTTAAGCTTGCTTCCATGGTTCCTCCCCAATACTACAAATCCTCCAAATCCAAG GAAATGATGACACAGCAAAGTCAGCTCGATCTTGCAGCCTCCTACATAAAGCAGTTGACAGAAAGAATAGAGAATCTGAAGGAGAGGAAGGAGAAAGAACTGAAATCAAAATTAGGGACTAGTAATAAGTCGAGCATTAATAATGTCGATCGTCCTAATAAAGCTGTGGTGGTCGGATCAAGGTTGCCTGTTATTAAACTAACCGAATCGGGATCTAGCATAGAATTAATGCTGATCAGTGGGCTGCATAAGAACTTCATGTTTTATGAAGTTATCAGTGTACTTGAGGAAGAAGGAGCCGAAGTTGTGAGCGCTAACTTTTCCACTGTGGGTGATAAGGTCTTCCATACGATCCATGCTCAg GTTAAAATTTCTAGGGTTGGTGTAGAGACAACGACGGTATGGCAGAGACTGCAGGATTTGATTTATTGA